A segment of the uncultured Desulfobulbus sp. genome:
GACTTTTTTCCGTGCCATTTTAGATATTTATCATGATTTATCGTTAAAACGTTAACAATGATCGTTTTTTCGATTGAAATTCTATCGTTATTTCGCTAACGTATTTTCAACAACGGACATTGACCAGCGCCAAGGAGGCTCCATGTACGAACAGGGAGTTAACGATCGGCTTCCCCTGTCAATGCACGGTCGTTGATTCGTGAGCTACAAACCCTTGTCGTTCTAGCTTCAACCACCTGACGATGGCGGGAGCATCTTCCCTGAGCTTGGCGATGAATTCCTCCGAGTCTTTGTCGGAGAGATTTTTGTCCCAGGAACCACCAGGTTTTGCAGCTTTCATTGTTTTGACGAACTCGAGGATACGGTCGGGTGCTTCACCGGTAACCTCGGAGAGAATCTGTACGAATATTTCCTGACAAGTCATTTCGGTTTGCTTGTTGAATTTTTAACAGCCACCAAGGAGGCCCTATGAAATTTTCTCCCGCCGTAAAAAAACAAAAAGCCATCCAGGCATACCGAAACCTCTCAAGGCAAGGAGAACTCATAGCAGCACACCGTGTACTCCATCTTCTCCAGACGGGGCGTGTCTACCTCGGCCTTGGAGATAATGATTTTGCCGCAGAATGCGCCCTTGAGAAGGTCGGCCTTGATGGTGTCCCAGGACGGAATTACATGCGGAATCGATTCTCCATCCAGTGAATCAAGGAGGCGGCATGAAAGATCTCGATCAATTGACGATCAAGCACACGGCATTTCCAAGATTTTCGGATCTCCTCAACGCTGGCGGCGGTTACAGGCCGTCGCTCGGCACATCCAGCAGCACTGAAAAATCCGTGCTCGCCGACGCCTACGACAAGGCCCAAGGACTGAGAGGCGACCGCCGCAAGGCCTTCCGCTTCTAAACTGGAGGATTGGCTATGGAACTACACAATCTCACCGACCAAATGGCCATCAAGCATGCCCTGGAAAGAAAACTCGGGCATGGGGCGGTCAAGAAAATAGCCGACAAGTGCGGGGTTCAATTGCCCACGGTTTCCAACGTGATGTCGGGACGCCGCCGGAACACGGCAATTTTGACCGTGATCGCCCGGACGGTCGATCAGCCGGTACGCGGGATCTGCCCGGACGGCTCCGAACTGCTGGAAAACATGTTAGCAGATGTACATTGAATACCTAAAAAAAATCAATCTCTTAATCACAATTTAGCAGGTTGGGGATTCATGTCCATGTCGGAAAATCACCACAAAATGCAACCGTGGCAAGTGTTTCACGCGGCCCGCAAGACACTGGGGGCGAACATTGTGGCACGCATTTTCAATCGCGAGGTTCGGTCTGCCCATAATTGGGCACAAGACCCGGCCCATACCGAATGCCGCTGCAAGAGCCCGCTGGAATTGCTGCATACCCTGTTCGAACGATTGGATGCCGCTGGCTCCGGCTACGTCGCCCGGGCCGGACTTGACTATCTGGCCACGGCAATCGATCCGGCGGTACAGGTTGAGGGCATCAAGGATCCGTTACCAACTATCCACGAAGAAATCCTTGCGGATTACTCGGCAGTGGCGAGGCTTCAGCAAGCGATCGAGGCCGGGGCGGATCTGGGGATTGTCAACAACCTCAAGAAAGAGGCCATCGAAGAAGTAGAACGCACGGTGGCTCGATATGCGAGGGACCTGAAATGAGCCAGCCGTTGACCGAACACACGGCCAAGGAACTGCTCGTCAAGCTCGACACGTTCCAGCGGGAGATGGCCGAAGTCAAGAAGATGATTGCCGGATGGACACGGGAGAACGCCATGGCCCCCGTATCGGTCGATGCCTTGGCCTCGGACATGGCAAAAGCCATGGAGATGACCCGCAAGACCGGTGACCGAAAATACGTCAATGAAGCCAAGGCGCGGCTCAAGAGCGCCGGACGTGGATGAGGGGATGAACTCATCGTGCATCAGCATATCTTGCAGCAAATTTTTTGATGCATTTCATTACCTCGTTTTTAGCTGCAAACATCTCGGCATTGAGGGAATCCGATGAAGCTGAAAAAGCTGTGCGCGCGCTCGTCAAATCTGCCCCCGCGAAACTTTCGACCACGGCGTCATAGTACGCCTGCTGCACGAGTATATACCGTTCTAAGGCTTCTACAATCTCGGGGAAATAAAGCTGACAAAGTACGATTGCGGCTTGAGCGTCTTGCGAGGCAGCGAGCTCTTCTGCGTGCAAAAGAGTGGTTCTCTTGGCCAGTTCAATCGGCCAATGTAGCGACTTTAGAAAATGAAATGTCATCTCCTCGAACTTTTGCCGAAGCAAGATGCGTTGTTCGTGCCTCCTTTCGGAGGCTTTGTGCAGAAATGAAAAAATTTGCGAGATCACTACACCAAGCAGCGCGGCTGTGGCTGCAATGATGGCGCTTTCGAGGTCAGTCTTCATGGTGAATCTCAACCCTTGAGTATCAAAAAAAAGCCCCGCCCCCTAGACGGACCTTGGACATGATGCTTGGCGGCATTGCCAGGATAGTACAGGGGACGGGCACCTGATGCAAACGGAATAGGTGACCGGAAGTACGGCAATGAAGCCAAGGTGCGGCACAAGAGCGCTGGCCGTGGATAAGGGAGAATGAAATGGATCTGACCGTTGCTGTTTCCGGATCAAAAGAAGTGGAGGCGGCATTGATCGCATTCCCAGGAAAGGCCCTCAGGGCCTGTGCCGTTGCCCTCAACAAGGCGGGCAAGATCGTCAAAGAAGCCGAGGTCGAGGAAATGAAGTCCGTCTTTGATAACCCAACCCGATACACCCTCAACTCCCTCAAGCTCACCCCTGCAACGAAGAACGATCTTAAGGCAACGGTCTGGTTCAAGGAGCCGGATCGCATGGGTGCACATTACCTCGTGCCCCAAGTGGAAGGTGGCTCTCGTAAACTCAAAGGTTTTGAACGTGCCATTGGTGAGGGTGAGCTGGTGCCGGCACTGGGGGCAAAGCTCAACAAAGACGGCAACGTCTCCATAGGGCAGATACGCCAGATCCTCTCCGTGCTCGGCAAGGCGGAAACGTCCGCAGGCTACATGGCCAATATCACCGGCCGCTCCTGCCGCCGCAATACCAGGGAGCGGGACTATGTGATCATCGACAGTAGGCAGCATGGCAACCTGCCCCATGGGGTCTACCAACGGTTTCAGACAGGCGCAGGATTCGGTGCCAAGACCAAGCGCACCTTCCTTGATCGGTCCAAGTCCTACCAGAAGGGCCGTAGGCGTGGCCGGTTTGCCTCGGTCATTCGATCCAGGGGCCTGCGCCCTATCCTACTTACCGGGCGCACCGGGCACCAGGTCAAGCCGCTGCTCGACTTCTATGGCGTTGCCCATCGCACGTTCGATCAACACTTCGAGCCGTTGTTTTGGGATACGCTCGATACGTTTCTCAAGTCATGATCGGGGGGAAGGAACCCCTCGCCCCCCGTCAGGTTGTCAAGCAGGAGGAGGCCTATGGTCTTGACCGTTCACGGGTCCTCCCCCGGCCCTCACCACTGCGGGTGTTTCGCGCCCCGGTGTGTGGGTGCATTTAGAAAATTTTGGTGCGTTGCAAAAATGCAAAAAATTCTGCAACAAGGTGGACAAATGATTTTCTCAACAAACGTTGCGTTATCAGAGAGTTACCCCTGCAAAACTGTCAATATTTTGGCGGGGGCATAGCCTATGGCTGAGGATAGTATGGCGGGCAAGGTAATCGACCGTGCCCGGGAGCTGGAGCAGGAAGAAGACCGGCTGATGGACCTGGAGGACGACTTCGTCAAAAGCTGCCTGGATGCCAACGAACGTGGGGACGGAGTGCTGTACGCCACCTTACACAAGGGGCGGTACCTGTTCAACACCACCCCAAAGGACGGGGCATGGCTGCGCTGGACCGGGATAGTCTGGGAGCCCGATGATTTCCGCGACGCCTTCAAAGCGGTCGAGGCGGTAGCCCTCCAGTATGAGCAACGGGCGCTGGACCTGTTTGCTGAGGCCGAAAAGCTGGAAGAAACGGGCAAAAAGGAAACGGCCGAACAAGTGTTGGATCTGGCCAAGCTGTACCGGAAACGGGTCAACCGGCTACGAACCGAGAACGGTGCCAAGAAACCGCTGATCTGGGCACCGGTGGTGGAAAAGAGCATGGCCTGCCGCGAGCTGGAGTTGGACCGGCAACCGATGCGGCTCCCCTGCGGCAACGGGGTGATTGATCTCACCGCAGGCGTGCTCCTGGATGGCGATCCGGCAGACCTGATGACCAAGGCCATCGACGTGAACTACCTCAAAGATGCCGACTACACGGATTGGCACAAATTCGTGGTCGAGGTCTGCGGATCGGAAGCGGTGGCCGACTTTCTCAAGCGCTTTTTCGGCTATGCCCTCACCGGCCACAGTTACGAGCAATACATCGCGGTGTTCATAGGTGGCGGCCGTAACGGCAAAGGCGTGCTGTTTTCCTGTATCGGCTCCGTTCTCGGGCCATATTACCACGTGATCAGCCCATCGATGATCACGGAACAGCGGTTTGATCCCTCACCCAACGCGGCCAGCGAGCACAAATATGCTCTGCACGGCAAAAGGCTGGTGGTGGCCGGTGAATCCAAACGCGGCCAACGGATCGACGCCGGCCAGGTCAAGGGGCTGACTGGTGATGACAAGGTCGAATGCCGCCCCAACTTCGGCAAGATGTTTGTTTTCGATCCAACCCACACCCTTTGCCTGCACACCAACCACATGCCGGTTGGCATGGGATCCGAGTTCAGCCTGGTGCAGCGGCTGCTCAAGATCGATTTCCCATGGGCCTATGTCGACGATCCCGAGGCTGAGGCCAAGAAATTCCCACCCATGGCGGACAAGTTCCGCCAAAAGGACAAACACCTCAAGGACCGGTTGATGCAGAACCGGGAAGGCATCCTCAAATGGCTGGTCGAAGGCTGCCTTGAATGGCAGCAACGCGGCCTGGATCCGCCCCAGGAGATTCTGGACTCGGCCGACGAACTGGCCAAGGCCGAAGACTACCTCACCGAGTTTCTCAACGACAGCCTGCTCCCCTCACCCGACGATCCGGACCGGGAAATCGGCTTTCAGGGCCTTTATCAGTGCTTTCTCTGGTGGTGGGGCCTCAACCAGGGAGACCCCAAAAAGGCGCCGGCCAACCGGACGCTGGCCAAAGCCATGCGTGAGCGGGGATATACCCTGGAAAAACGTGGAGGGAAGATCTATGTGCGCGGAGTTTTGTACCATCCGGAGCTGTCCAGGGAGATGCTGCGCGATGACCAAGCGCCTCATCCTGCCTCATCCTAGCTCATCCTAGGCCGTCCTGATGACGCAATTTATCGAAATGAATGCAGAAAATCCGAGAACAGGACGACAGGACGAGATTCGCGGGCGCGCACACGGAAATTTTTCATGAACCATGGTTGGCAATTTTTTCCATGCGCGCACATCACATATTTCATCCTACGTCATACTAATTACATCATCCTATAAGAATCATTAGAGAAAACTAAACAGGACGAGAAAAGACGAACCAGGACGAGCAGGACGAAAGCAAATGAACGATCAAACCCCGCAAAAAATGCACAAAGCCTTCTTTCTGTCAGACGACAGCAAGTTTGCAGCCAAGTGCCCTTGTCACTTTGACGATGGTTTCAAACCTCGGCTTGCCTCCCTCTGCGAGGGATTTGTACAGACTGGCGCGGGTAACACCAGATTTTTTGGCAATCTCGCTCATTCCTTTGGCGCGGGCGGCAGTGTTCAGGGCATGGATGAATTCCTCTTCCGTGCCCTCTTCGAGCGCAGCCTGCAAAAACAGCCTGATGTCTTCATCGGAATTCAGGTGTTCGGCAACATCAAAAGGGGTGGTTTTCAGGACCATAGGGACACCAATCAATGGAGCATCGGTTCGGTGATGCCCATGGCTCGTGCTAATTTTTCGCGCGTGGCTTTACGGGTTTTGTGTTCTCCGGATTCGATCTGGGAGAGTGCGGCCTGGGTGATACCTGCCCTGGATGCAACCTCTTCTTGGGTGAATCCCAGATATTCGCGCCAGGCACGCACAGGGGTTTTCCCGCCCTCGATGACGGCCCCGACTACCTCGTTGGGAATCAGTCCGGCCGTGACGCTTGTCTGCTTGATCCATTGTTCATACGGAACGACCGCAAAGGCAGGCTTGCCGGATGCATCTTTTATGATCTGGATATCAGTATGTGCGTTCATTGCGTTTCTTAACCTCCTCTATGGAGATGATTTTCACACCGCCGTCAAACTCGAAGAACACCCTCCAGTCTCCGACCCTCAGTCTGTAGCCGTACTGATGGTTGGTCAACCGTTTGACGTTCCTGCATTCAGGGAAATGAGCCAGCGCTTGCGCCTCCTGATATATACGCCTGCTTGCTTGGCTGTCCTTGATCTTTCTCAGTTGTCGGAATGCTTTCTCGGTCCATTGAATGGTGTTCATAATATTTTAATAAGACAAATATAAGAATTAGTCAACCGCATCGCCGTTCATCGTGGTGGATCGGCCCTTGGACACGCTGGTTCTGCGGATGAAAGACTATCTTGGCAAAGAGGAGGAAGGGCATGCATAGCGCCAATCACGACATAGCGGCCAAGTATGGCCTGCGAAAGAGCGGCAACCGGCATACCGGGCCATGTCCCAAATGCGGCGGGTCCAAGGACTCGGACAAATTCGTACTTTTCACCGATGGCGGGTTCCGTTGCTTTGCCTGCAGCTTCAAGGGAGATCGCATCAAGTGGTTGCGGGAAATGGACGGCATGAGCTGCCGCGAGGCCCACGATACCGAGGGCAAGGACTGCTCCCCTTCCTGTCCGAACTACGGTCCCTGCCGCAACGGCGAACCGGTGAAGCGAAAGCCCAGGTCGGTGCGCCCGCAAGTCAATGGCAATTCGGATACCCTTGCCGAAGTGGCGGCAGCCGAGCCGGGCAACGCCTGGCGCACTTGGGCCGGGAAGCTGGTGGAAAAGGCTCAACAAAACCTAGCCAAAGAACCGGAGGAAATTCGCTGGCTGGAAAGCCGCGGCTTCACCACTGACCAGGTCGACCGGTATCGATTGGGTTGGCTGGCGCACGACATGCGGGTGGACCGGCGCGAACTGGGCCTGCCGGTCGAGGAAGGCAAGGAACGGTTGTGGGTGCCCGGCGGCCTGGTGATCCCGATCTTCAACAGTCGGGGCGAACTGCACCGGCTGCGGATCCGCAGGCCACCGGAGGCGCGGGAGAAATTTTTGTCCGACCGCAAGTATGTGTGGATCAAGGGTAGCGGCAACCGGCCCATGGTGCTGCGGCCTTCCGGTTCGATTCGCGGGGCGGTTATCGTCGAGGCAGAACTGGATGCCATGGCCGTGGCCGCCAGTCATGGGGAAGTACTGGTGGTAGCCCTGGGCACGGTGGCCGGTGGGATCGATGCCGATCTACGGGCCGAGCTGGAAGCCTGCCCGGTGATCCTC
Coding sequences within it:
- a CDS encoding phage/plasmid primase, P4 family, producing MAEDSMAGKVIDRARELEQEEDRLMDLEDDFVKSCLDANERGDGVLYATLHKGRYLFNTTPKDGAWLRWTGIVWEPDDFRDAFKAVEAVALQYEQRALDLFAEAEKLEETGKKETAEQVLDLAKLYRKRVNRLRTENGAKKPLIWAPVVEKSMACRELELDRQPMRLPCGNGVIDLTAGVLLDGDPADLMTKAIDVNYLKDADYTDWHKFVVEVCGSEAVADFLKRFFGYALTGHSYEQYIAVFIGGGRNGKGVLFSCIGSVLGPYYHVISPSMITEQRFDPSPNAASEHKYALHGKRLVVAGESKRGQRIDAGQVKGLTGDDKVECRPNFGKMFVFDPTHTLCLHTNHMPVGMGSEFSLVQRLLKIDFPWAYVDDPEAEAKKFPPMADKFRQKDKHLKDRLMQNREGILKWLVEGCLEWQQRGLDPPQEILDSADELAKAEDYLTEFLNDSLLPSPDDPDREIGFQGLYQCFLWWWGLNQGDPKKAPANRTLAKAMRERGYTLEKRGGKIYVRGVLYHPELSREMLRDDQAPHPASS
- a CDS encoding addiction module antidote protein, with the protein product MVLKTTPFDVAEHLNSDEDIRLFLQAALEEGTEEEFIHALNTAARAKGMSEIAKKSGVTRASLYKSLAEGGKPRFETIVKVTRALGCKLAVV
- a CDS encoding helix-turn-helix transcriptional regulator, producing MNAHTDIQIIKDASGKPAFAVVPYEQWIKQTSVTAGLIPNEVVGAVIEGGKTPVRAWREYLGFTQEEVASRAGITQAALSQIESGEHKTRKATREKLARAMGITEPMLH
- a CDS encoding type II toxin-antitoxin system RelE/ParE family toxin gives rise to the protein MNTIQWTEKAFRQLRKIKDSQASRRIYQEAQALAHFPECRNVKRLTNHQYGYRLRVGDWRVFFEFDGGVKIISIEEVKKRNERTY
- a CDS encoding CHC2 zinc finger domain-containing protein, giving the protein MHSANHDIAAKYGLRKSGNRHTGPCPKCGGSKDSDKFVLFTDGGFRCFACSFKGDRIKWLREMDGMSCREAHDTEGKDCSPSCPNYGPCRNGEPVKRKPRSVRPQVNGNSDTLAEVAAAEPGNAWRTWAGKLVEKAQQNLAKEPEEIRWLESRGFTTDQVDRYRLGWLAHDMRVDRRELGLPVEEGKERLWVPGGLVIPIFNSRGELHRLRIRRPPEAREKFLSDRKYVWIKGSGNRPMVLRPSGSIRGAVIVEAELDAMAVAASHGEVLVVALGTVAGGIDADLRAELEACPVILVALDADPVKDGKLGAGPASVKRWRRSFRQARFWPMPAGKDPGDFVRDHGGDLHQWVESGLPPVLTCPTPVCQDSSLPPEQRSTGDGGGCSLSSTALPLDDIEDFAELLRTESGVVWYGCAPHGELVVRFRRDAETLDAFVRRGQITRIMYGGGAVADFLEMLPRSQYIGADALLQLQSEVTDAA